The Curtobacterium herbarum genome contains the following window.
GAGACCGACTCCGGCCTGGACGTCGACGCGCTGAAGATCGTGTCCGAGGGCGTCAACCGCGCCAAGGCCGCGACCGGCCTCGGCGTGCTGCTCATCACGCACTACACGCGCATCCTCCGCTACATCACGCCGGACTTCGTCCACGTGTTCGTCGCCGGCAAGATCGCCGAGCAGGGCGGCCCGGAGCTGGCCGAGCGCCTCGAGAACGAGGGCTACGACCGCTACGTGCAGGCCGCTGCCGCCGCGCCGGTGGAGTGACGATGATCACCACACTGGCACCGGACAAGTTCGACGAGGTCGTCGAGGGCCTGAAAGAGGTCCAGGACCCGGAGCTCGGCGTCAACATCGTCGACCTCGGGCTCATCTACGACCTGGCCTGGGACGACGAGGCGACCGCGCTCATCATCAGCATGACGCTGACGAGCGCGGGCTGCCCGCTGACCGATGTCATCGAGAACGACACCGCGAACGCCCTCGACGGCATCGTCGACGCGTTCCGCATCAACTGGGTCTGGATGCCGCCGTGGGGTCCGGAGCGGATCACCGACGACGGCCGCGAGATGATGCGCGCGCTCGGCTTCTCGATCTAGCCACGCGACCATCCGCAGACGGGAGGCCCGGTACCAGCTGGTACCGGGCCTCCCGTCCGTCGTCGTGCCCACCCGCGCCGTCGTCCGGGGCGCCGGCCGTCCGACGCGCCGGCCGTCCGACGCGCCCGCCTTCCGACGCGCCAGCCGTCCCCCGCCGAGCGGTCACGGAACGTCGTTCTCGGCGTCCCGAACCGACGGATCGTGACCGCTCGGCGGAGGGCAGGCGGGGTGTTGTGACCGGTCGGCGGAGGGCAGCCGGGGTGTCGTGTGAGCGCCGGACGCACTGCGGACGACGAGAGGCCCCGCACCGGATCGGTGCGGGGCCTCTCGGCAGGGTGCGGAGTGCGCTCAGCGGCGGCCGAGCGCCTTCCAAGCCAGGGGCAGCACGCCGGCCGCGATGAGGGCCTTCGCGATGCCGCCGATGACGAACGGGTAGAGGCCGGCCGCCAGGACCGACTGCAGGTCGTTCGGCGCACCGAGCGCGCCGAGGGCGACCGCCAGGTACGGCAGACCGGTGACGAAGGGGATCGCACTGGCGAGCAGCATCGCCACCGCGGCGCGGCCGACCTTACGGTCCCAGTTCCGACGCGCGAGCCAGCCGATGAGGCCGGCGGCCGGGATGAAGCCGATGACGTACCCGAAGCTCGGCAGGGTGAGCGCGTGCAGGCCGCCCTGCGCGTCGGCGAAGAACGGTGCACCGGCGAGCCCGACGATCGCGTAGACGAGCATCGAGAGGACACCGCGGCGGGCGCCGAGGGTCGCGCCGACGAGGACGACGGCCAGCGTCTGACCGGTCACGGGGACCGGCCACATCGGCACCTCGACCTGCGCGAGCGCGG
Protein-coding sequences here:
- a CDS encoding metal-sulfur cluster assembly factor; this encodes MITTLAPDKFDEVVEGLKEVQDPELGVNIVDLGLIYDLAWDDEATALIISMTLTSAGCPLTDVIENDTANALDGIVDAFRINWVWMPPWGPERITDDGREMMRALGFSI
- a CDS encoding biotin transporter BioY, which gives rise to MTNATGFAPRAVLADRLRTHGLATDAALIAGGALFTAALAQVEVPMWPVPVTGQTLAVVLVGATLGARRGVLSMLVYAIVGLAGAPFFADAQGGLHALTLPSFGYVIGFIPAAGLIGWLARRNWDRKVGRAAVAMLLASAIPFVTGLPYLAVALGALGAPNDLQSVLAAGLYPFVIGGIAKALIAAGVLPLAWKALGRR